In the genome of Crassostrea angulata isolate pt1a10 chromosome 6, ASM2561291v2, whole genome shotgun sequence, the window TGTTGACTGCCGCAACAACCCAAATCTGTCATTTTGCTATCCGAAACGATGGAAAGCAAACGCGTTCTCGAGgtgaaaaattatatacaaagaGGAATTTATCCAAAAAGAATCAAGAAGTCGGAGACCAAGAAAAGAAACTTTAGAAGAGattgtaaaaagttttaagtaaGAAACGGTGTCCTTTTCTACAgctctaaagaaaaaaaaactaagagTAGTGGCGCAGAAAAGGAAAAGGTAGCCATTCTACAAAACATTCATGCTCAACCACATGGAGGCCACCTCGGAATCAACAAGACGTTAGTTTGCAAGTATCCCAAAAATACTTGAcaagcataggcgtcggaaccggagGGGGCAAGGGAAGGCTTAGCTCCCCCCATCCCCACtacaggcacatagcatcaggcAGGGAGGGGCCAACCCCCCACTTTTTCTGGCAGCAAACATAACTGTTCCTAAAATTACCTTTAAatcccacggattaggaatttcattaTTTGGGGAAAAAATTTAAGTAGCTGAGATTTTTTTCAGAGTTATAGGTTTACATCCCCCCTCTTGTGAAGATTTTTGATGATAtgtatagcccccccccccccccactttcaatttgctttcgaAGCCACTGCaaacttaagaaaaatatttgctgcgCCTAAACGGTGGCAGCTCCCCTCCCCCTCCCTGCCCTCCCTTGCTCCTGCAAATGGTACGTGCCTGTTAAGATACTTTCCTCCGATCATTACGCATTAATCATGTGGTTCATATGCCAgagtttaatttcattattaaaatattttatgatgaaaataataagaaatagtATTTGTAAGTGGCAGAAGCTGCGTTCCCGATATTCCTGGGCGGGGTCATTTAATGATGTGAATAACTTTTACTAGTAAATGCGACACGTGTCAAAGAAAAGAACAGTTGAAAAAAGCGAAGAAACCACTGCGTCCCATTTGATCGCACCATTTGAAGAAACACAGCCAGGTAAATTGATCATTGTTCAGAGTATAACTTCATCACGTGCGTGCGTGAACCCCGGATATAATTCCGGATTGGGGATGGGGGCATTTTACCCTTTCATAGGGTCTTGGTCTTTATTCATACATCCATATACATGTTATTATATTAAATGGATATACAAGCCATCTAGTATTATTGGGTTTTTCGTGGAGGAGGGGGGTATATAAAATGTTGTTCTctcataaattatttataatgttaACCTAATTTACTAACTTTGCAAATTGTAGAAGGAGTGCTGATCCTGTTTTGTACTAGACAAAAAGATGGCGACTTTATTCTGAACACGTGTTCGGATCCCGAACCCGATCAGATAATAtgcacataataaaaaaaaacaattatagtTTAAATGTGTTCACATGTTACTTGAACAGAAAGTATCAGTTAATTTTACTAAGTAGCTGGCTAGCAGTAATGTCCACATGGTTTAACTAGTCAATTATCtttgaaatagaaattgaaTGCATAAAGTAAGGTTGCTGACCTGtatgcaaaataaaacataatcataTGAAATTACATTCACTTAGTTAAATTGTTCTTTCACATTCACCTCACAAATCTAACTTTTTCGGTGGAACAACACCTCTCCCTGATCTAGTGTGGTGTTTGGCTTCGGAGTAATGCTAGTAGAGGCTTGTTGAGTGTCGTCCGAGTTTTCCGTTTTGTTGGTGGTAGCTTGAGTCAAACTGGTAGGTTCTTGTGAACTTTCTTTGGGCGGACTTTCGACATGAAGCCTTCCATCATCCGGTTGGTcatcaattgtttcattttctttgtgtgtCTAAGGTGTTTCAGATTTCGACGCAGCTGTCGACTTCCAACTTGCACCGTATATGATCTCGGCGCTTCATGATGACGTACAATCACTCCAGGGATCCATTCTTTCTTTCCCTGCTGTGGCATGACTCGTACCGGGTCGGTTGGATAGAGCGGCAACAGCTCCTTGTTGTTGCATTTGTTGTCGGAACTGGCTTTTTGCTTGTCCTTGCCTGACTGTAGACTCTGCTTCATACTTTCAAGATTTTGGCTCTTTGGTCGCAGAATATCTGATGCTGCAGGTAATGTATTGCGTGGCCTCCTTCCCATGAGAAGTTGTGATGGAGATAGATCCACTTCCTCTAGTGGTGTCGTCCTATAATCAAGAAGAGCAAGCTGTTTATCTACTGACTTTCTCCATAGACGCTTTACAGTTTGGACTGCGTGCTCAGCTGCACCGTTTGAGCTTTGAAGGTGTGGACTAGACGTAACATGTTAGATGATATGTCTGATTCATTGCAGAAATTTCGGAATTCATATAAACTGAATTGTGGTCCGTTATCAGATCGGATCTCCTTTGGAATTCCATGGGTtccaaatatacatttcaaagtTTCAATTGTAGAAAATGATGACTGAGACTGTAGCTCCATACAATCAATATACTTAGAAAAATAGTCCACTACCACGAGGTACTTCTTTGACTCAAAGTCGAATAAGTCACACCCCACTACAGCATACGATAGGTCTGGAACTGGTGTTGGTTTTAAGGATTCTGGTGGTGGCGTGTTCTGGAACGTGGCACACTTTTCACTGTCTTTAACAAGCTGCTTGATCTGGGAGTTCATTCCAGGCTAGTACATCACTTCGCGGGCACGCTGCTTACATTTTACAATTCCGAGGTGAGACTTGTGTATTATATTGAGCATATATGATCAAAGAGTAGGTGGAATAACTATGCGCATGCCTTTAAATATTACCCAATCCATTACAGAGAGTTCACTACGAGGTGTCCAGTAGTCCCGCACACTGACTGAAGTTTCATTCTGCGTGTCAGGCAAACCATTTATGATAACAGTGTATAAACCTTGTAGCTCATTAAGGGTGCGCTCTGTAATATTTTCTTGTCTTTCCCTGCTGACGAATAATAATTCGAAAGCTTTTACATCAGCTATCTGAAGGTCTGGTTCATCGTTCGGTAAGTAAGCTCTAGACAATGCATCGGCTGCTGCCATATCCTTGCCTTTCCGATATCTTAAGGTAAAATCATACCAATGTAGCTTGAGTAACATTTTCTGAAGTCTCATAGGCACGAAACTCTCTTGGTGTGTTTTATCCCATTGGAATGGAATGTCGGCTTTGAGAAGTTGTCTAAGAGGCGCATCTATTTCACTCATATTTGGAATAAATTTGCAAGGGTATTGCACCATCCCTAGGAATCTCCGCACAACATCCTTGTTCGTGGGTGCTGGCATGTTGCACACTGCTTTTATTCTTCGGAACTGATGATATGTCCTATGTAACGTACTGATGTCTTGCGAGATCTGCAATTTATCAAAGTTAAGGCGCATATTGAATTCGGTCGCTCTCTTGACTACTTCTTCAAGGATGTGGTCATGGTGTTCCCGATCCCGGCCTGCAATCAGTTCCTTCAATTTCTTCTAGCATTCGATCCATAATGCGTTGGTAAAACTCTGGGGCTGACTTTATGCCAAATGGGAGTATAAGCCAACGGAAAAGACCATTGGAGTATTGAAAGTAGTAAGGTATGAAGATTCATTGTCAAGTTTAATTTGCATAAAACCAGAATTGGCGTCAAGAACTGAAAATAATTTTGCACCAGGAATAGAGGATGACACTTTCTCTACTGTCTTCATGGGGTGGTGTTCTCTGTTGATGACCTCATTAAGATCTTTAGGGTCAATACAAATTCTCACTTTACAAAATGTTCATGCTTGAACCGGTGTTTGAAGTGGAATGTAAAAATGATGATAAATGTTTCCGGAAACATCCTTACTTTGCCCTAAAAATTTCCTGCCTGAAAAGTATCATCAATACTTTTCCAGAGACCTGTTAGATGCATTCCTTGTGGACAACCATGCAGACGAAGAAATGTTGAAAAACACTGGATCTTACAAAATCATATATGTCAAACCTTTCACGAGCAAAGCTTATGATATCCCCGGAATGATTGAAATTGCTAGAGAGATggatgcaaatatttttaacattcttTGTGACCATGgcgatttttaaatcaaagctgTGTCTCGATCAAAATATGACTTAAaagtaaatagaaaaaaaatctgaataaaaCGTTTTAGTGTTTACAaggaaattaaacattttttttttatcatttttcatataaaacacctctttgtttttattagggtcttccgtttccaacggaagaccctcttgttattctattgtttctttttattattattattattattctttttcttttcttctgactccttttttgcttcataactcaaaaggttttttaccgattttgatgaaattttcagagattaaaagttttaaagagaacgtcacctccgttttgacgtgacgtcatttttaaaaatttcaaaaagtcattttgtcccggacttttctcaaaaatgctttaagatagaggcttgaaattttcaatggttatgatttggtcgatttacctctgtaataaggctcgaaatgaaaatctgtcacttccggtcgaaaccggaagtgaaacaaatttttcgaaaaaatgaattttctgatcaaatcaaaaatgaatatgtgttttgtagagcttattaagctgaatctaacactgaaagccgttttaaaatcggacgatgcattacagagatatcggggtttaaaaattgatttttccggaaattttgattccgcgtccttggtttaaaaaatagcataatgttaatcgtaaaattaactcgtaccaaaaataattgttaagtcgtacttaaacacattcggattttttttgttaagtcgttcttaaaatcaaaaaggtttttgttaattcgtacttaaaatcattcggattttgttaagtcgtaccaggaataattcgatttttttcatctttttctttttattactcttattattggtttaagagctctgcttctttaaggaacttccagctttacttctgacattaacggaagacccactcgttgctttgcaacgagctttgctctagttattattatttttttaaatgtttggaCTTTGGTCAAATGCAAAATGATCAATCTATTTTATTAAAGTACTTTAAATCTCTGCAACTAAACAATCGTTTGTGAAAAGTGAAATAACTGACAAGAAAGTAAAAGCAactttttttatcatagttGATTGCTTTATTTACATTATCAGTAATCAAAAAGTTTGTTCACAACTTATGCAAAACATTTAAACCGTCGATGCGTTATATtgcctatataaaaattttaagatatgtgaGTAAAATGCTTTTACGAAGGTGCTTCACTGTGAACTCTTTGTCTACAAGATTTTTGGAAGCAGTTGACCAGACTATGAGAACTAAATGCATAAATACCGTTTACATCTGTATAACTGCCGCAGGTATGCCATTATTGTGGCAAGGATTGCAACAACAGATCTATCTGTTAAAAAGTGGCATTTGTTGACGTGCTAAATGATCTCTATGAAAATGTGTAGAATCAAATTGACATAAAATTTTCCAACAATCTACACATTATCAGACAATTTGTCGTCATTTTCTAAGAACTATTCGGATACTTATAACCTCTGCCTTTAATAATGCTGttagataaaatattttcgagAATGTCTACTATTTTACcagttaaaatacatgtatgttggaCTCGTATTTCAACTTATAATATATACTGACAAGTTGATTTCAATTAGGGGACAATCATTTGACTCTGAGCTAGAGAGGGGTATTCGAAGGGGTTGtttgcttaaaaaaatgaagaaaagaaatcaGTTACAAAGAGGCATGAATTTCATTCGATGAGCATAAATTAAGCTGCAAATCCTAAAAGACGTGCCATGTGAGGGCCGGGTCCGAAAATTccataaattttatttgataaagaatcATTATAAAAACGCAAAAATCAAAACCGATCAATGCTGTAAAATTAAAAGCGCCGACATTGCCATTGACATCATATGGCCTCAAACATGATATTAAGTTAACCGTGTATTGCTAAACAATTGGTGATCTCAGACgaaattatataatttgattttctgGGAAAATTAAcctttaaatttcatatttgatGAGTAGCGTCgtaacattttatttgtattaccGGTAACATAcatccagtaaattcaaaatttgcaacATAACAGTAGATATAGATCAGTCTCATAGATCAAATTTCACTGAATGatatatgaacaaaaataatttgtagtTTGGTTCAATTTTCAACATGTGTTGAGGTcttcatcaatttaaaaaaatatatcaagcCGTTAAAAAATCACCCCGGGTATAAATATCACGTCTTTTGGTCTCAGTTTTCAACATTGAAAAAACACCCGcgggtcaatattcaacgttgaaaaatgaccctcGGGTCATAAatcaacccgggtcaatattctttgtTACACCGGCCAGACTTCATCATCAAggatttttaaatacttttgttTAAGTCTTGGTCCATTATAGCAGATACATCCCTAAAAATCATAAGACACGCCCTTGCACAACAATCGGGACTAATGCATCGTGAATTCCGTCCCTCAAGGTCTTTGCCAAATATATgttcgttgcgccgtgacgccCCGCAACGTCAACGTTTTTAGTAAAGAAAATGGGGgataagatagcgcaaatgcccattcggtttagtcatgaaataccattttgaatttctttttccCCAATTCAATCCATTCAAATAAATTagaatacaagtttgcaaaagcacaatttgtTAACTATAtccagtttttaatatatttaacaaacgataagaaaaaaaatattgcattaaattttggtggtatcaaACCCATAATATAAAAACCCTAGATTTATAAGGTTAGTTTATGTCATGTGCTCTAACCACTCAGCCATTCCAGACACAACAAAGAagactgtttttaaaaatatcatgtgTGCCTTTGGCCACGAATGCGCGGacttgaattattttttcaaaacgttcaattgttgggatataaaatgataattttaatgtatagtgggtcatctctccgcGTTTTTGtcgattgaaatcggtttgtttttccattagaccttatttagactatgagaacaagcattctgagagtattgcataagcaatacacgtcccctaccggtttgtattattctatgaaagcttccaagcacacaactatttcagggctattgtaaacgagatgtcatgctctAATccgagataaaagaacagaggaaattaaaactatatagttgatatagaaattaaatacaaaacaatactctttatttcatctcctgtaatttcgccaagtctattctgtattagctggtaaaaatttgtgaaaacaatgcactgttatgcacaatatcatttcttaccgtcttctttACCCCGAATcgaaaccaaacagttaaacagcccaacccgaaaacgaacccgattgtaataatacaaaaaaaacctgccgattaaatttacaacacaatgcttgtcactattttacagaatttatttgtttgttagaaatgataaaaggaatggtacaagtaacgcaccatatcattactgactacatactagccttgtttattcaatacacaccgaacccgataacgaacccgaacattaaaaaattggaatatgaaaaattaattttctcgaaaatatgtcaatcatacgctacaaaagtgtaaacttgatctgtagtttgacattttgaagctgttcagcaagtttcatattattcatcaaatgcataaagaaaaaaagtgtggaaaactgaagtgggacagacagacggacggacagacagacggacggacggactaaAAATATGGATCACGGACCCACTCTTTGAAGGAAACTGCcgtgaagttctaaaaaatgacactatttgcaggttttgatacgcaTACGCCTGCTTGAGTCAagatattccaagtattgaacatctatacaggttaaaaatcaatgatatgttaaatacatattgctttaaatgtttttttttaaaatatcagatttattgacatttaatttttcagtagcttgtaTGGGCATTttcacgccttatccacccatcttctttgaaaAAGGACAATCTGTCTTTAGTAACAGATTTCTGTTTAACAAAACAACTTGAGTTTTACTATTTCTTTGGTTTTAAGGACGAGGGATACAATTCAAGATTTCGCCCCTCTGTGCTGAGATCCGCGCATATGCTATCATAATGAATATGTCTGTCGtcagaataaaagaaaataattaatttttcattctaCAAAACTAATTTGTTATACACAGAAATATAAGTGATGTTTCAAAGGGTgttcataaaatttgaaaaagcgAAATCAAGGTTACGATATTCACCTGAAGCACATCTGTAAAAACAAACGACTATGTCTGTTGACAACTGTTTTCGGAATAAAGGAAAatttgtttctaaaaaaaaattatcttcattCAAAAATCCGTCAAAATAACTTTGTTAAAGTCCGCAAATCGTCTAATATTTCCCACTGTTTTGTTTGCTTATATATAttcatcattgttcgtgggggGCCAATGTTTGTTGTGTTCGTTTGTGACCCTTGTCCACGAATTTATATCCCAACAAACATATACACAACCATTTGTTTAATATCTATCAAAATTATCCCAATAACATTACCAACGAAATTATATCCCCACGAACACGGAAATAATAATGTTtctgcaaatattttaaatttcattttatgcaGGTTTACCTAACAAAGAACCCTTTTTTATTGTTCGAACACCTATCAGTGTATTATAAATGTGAAGTTCTTGGAGGAAAACCAAGATAATTAAGAGAAGTTGGTGAATTTTTAATGCGTTTAAGACTGAGACTCTTAATTTAAGATTTGGCTCCAAGATTCAACATATCAACATATTTCCATCAATCTATAGTAAAATATCTAATGAATGGCTAAACTTGAAATGTGAACATCTAGAATTTTTAGTGACATGGCCAGACCGAAAtgtcatcaaagaaaacatgtCCGACAGCTTGAAACGAAGATACCCAAATTGCCGTGTCATAATAGACTGCACTGAGATCTACACGGAAACACCTCAATCATTATCCAACAAAGGAAGAATGTATTCAGACTATAAATCACACATGACTTGGAAAGTCCTTATTGGAATCAGCCCTAATGGTGTTATTACACATGTGTCTGGTTTATGAACTGGGAGCACATCTGACACACAGATTACCAAGTTATCAAAACTTATTGAAAAATGTGAACCTGGAGATGCAATAATGGGTGACAAGGGCTATTTTCCCTCATTGAGCCTCCAGGCTTTACTCTGGTTTAAATGGAATATCGTGTGACCcttgtttaaagaaatcaaaataaaagctttttatatcaatattgaATACTGTTCACCCAGGGTATATAAGGCCTTACCTGGCCACACTTCGAGTCTTTCGTGTAAAAGGCCACGTGTACGTGGGTCATTCACGCAGTGTATGACAGAATTCTTTACTGCGCTGCAGTACCATATTTCTTATACTGAGTTGGAGAAAATTCGGGTGTTCGTGAAAACTCCCTTTCATACCTGGTAGAATGCCAAATTTATCTGACTCCAGctctaaaaatgaaaatgttgatAAGGACATTGTTCAGTTATTTGCGTCGGATTCGGAGGTTGAAACGAGCTTACAAAATGAAAATGCCGACCGACCAAACACAAGAAGCGTGGCTTCTACTTCAACAACCGGGAAGGGTATAGGAATAAGTTCCAACAAAAGGGGAAAGGCCCCAGCAAAAAAGGTAAACAATAAAAGAG includes:
- the LOC128186592 gene encoding uncharacterized protein K02A2.6-like, with translation MNSQIKQLVKDSEKCATFQNTPPPESLKPTPVPDLSYAVVGCDLFDFESKKYLVVVDYFSKYIDCMELQSQSSFSTIETLKCIFGTHGIPKEIRSDNGPQFSLYEFRNFCNESDISSNMLRLVHTFKAQTVQLSTQSKLTTPLEEVDLSPSQLLMGRRPRNTLPAASDILRPKSQNLESMKQSLQSGKDKQKASSDNKCNNKELLPLYPTDPVRVMPQQGKKEWIPGVIVRHHEAPRSYTVQVGSRQLRRNLKHLRHTKKMKQLMTNRMMEGFMSKVRPKKVHKNLPV